In Aquipuribacter hungaricus, the genomic window GTCGAGGTCGGGGACCTCGTCGTGCCAGGGTGCCGCGGTCAGCGGCCGAGCTGCTCGGCGGCCTCGTCGAGGCGGCGCGAGACGGTGCCGTCGATGACGTCGTCACCGATCTGCACGCGGACCCCGCCCACGACCGACGGGTCGACGTCGACGGCCAGGCGGACCTGGCGGCCGTACTTCTGCGTGAGCGCGGCGACGAGGCGGTGCTGCTGCTCGTCGGTGGGCCAGGCCGCCACGGTGACGTGGGCGACGAGGCGCTGGCGGCGGCGGGCGGCCGCCTGGGTGACGAACTCGAACGCCGCCTCGGGGCGGCGGCCGCGCGGGTTGGACGCCATCCGCCGCACGAGCATGCGGGTCTCCGGCGCACCGCCGCCGACCAGGCGGCCGACGAGGTCGGCCCTGGCGCCGGTGGACGCCCGGCGCTCGAGCAGCGCCGAGCGGACGCCCTGGTCGCGGGTGAGGAGGGTCGCCGAGCGGGAGACCTCCTCCTCGACCAGGTCGAGGCGGCCCGAGGTCTCGGCCGCCGCGAGGACGGTGTCCACGGCGAGGACCTCGACGGAGTCCGCGAGGTCGTGGGCGGCGCTCCACCGCGACCGGGCGGCACCGCCGAGCAGGTCCGCCGTGTCCGGCGACACCTTGCCCTGCAGCAGCCGCTCGAGCAGCCGCGCCTTGGACTCCCCGTCCCGCGAGGGGTCGGTGAGGGCCCGGCGCAGCGGGACGGAGGAGTCCAGCAGGTCGACGACCGCGAACAGCTCGGTGCCCAGCCGCTCCCGCGCCCCGGCGTCCTGGGTGCGGTCGAGCAGGGCCTCGAGCCGCTCGGCGGCCTCGGCGTGCGAGGTACGGCTGACTCCGCGCATCAGGCGGTGCCACCACCCACGGAGCTCGACCCGGCGCGGCCCGCCGCCTCGTACGAGGCGGCGCTCTGCGCCTCCTCGCGCTCGGCACGGGCACGCTCGGCGGCCTGCGCGCGCTCGGCGTCGCCCCGCTCGAGGTCGGCGAGGAACCGGTCGACCACGCGCCGCTGGCGGTCGTCGTCGGACAGGGACTCCCCGACCACGCGACCGGCGAGGTCGACGGCGAGCCGGCCCACCTCGCGGTGCAGCTGCGCGAGGGCCTGCTGGCGCTCGGCCTCGAGCTGGCGCTGGGCCTGCTCGGTGACGCGGTCGGCCTCGCTCTGGGCGCGCTCGCGCATCTCGGCGATGATCGCCGCACCCTCGCCACGGGCCTGCTCGCGGATGCGGCCGGCCTCCTCGCGCGCCTCGGCGAGCTGGTCGCCGTAGGCCTTGAGCTTCGCGTCGGCCTCGGCCTGCGCGCGCTCCGCCTTCTCCAGCCCGCCCTGGATCTTCGCGGTCCGGTCGTCCAGCACCGACAGGTACTTCGGCAGCACGAACTTCCAGAACAGGACGAAGAGGACGACGAAGACGACCAGCGACCAGACGATGTCGTACGTCGCCGGGAGGAGGACGGAGCCCTCGCTCTCGGAGGCGAGGACCGCGGTCACGGGGCGGGGCGTGGCCATCAGGCCGCGGGGAAGACGAAGCCGGCCGCGAACCCGATCAGGGCCAGGGCCTCGGTGAAGGCGATGCCGAGGAACATCGTGGTCTGGAGGCGGCCGGCCATCTCGGGCTGGCGCGCCTGGCCCTCGACGGTCTTGCCGACGAGGACGCCGATGCCGATGCCGGGGCCGATCGCCGCGAGGCCGTAGCCGACCGTGGCGATGTTGCCGACGAGGCCGGCCAGAACGGTGCTGTCCACAGGGGTGGTCCTTTCAGGTGGGGTGGTCAGTGCTCCGGGTGGAGCGCACCGCTGATGTACACGGCGGTGAGCAGGGTGAAGATGTACGCCTGGAGGACGGCGACGAGGACCTCGAAGAGCGTGAAGGCGAACCCGCCGACGAGGGTGAGCAGGAAGAACGCCCCGACCGCGTTGCCGCTCAGGGCCTCGCCGAGGAAGTAGTCCGTCGCCGAGAAGCACAGCACGAGCAGCAGGTGCCCGGCGATGAGGTTGGCGAGCAGACGGATCGTCAGCGAGAACGGCCGGATGATGAACGTCGAGGCGAACTCGATGGGCGTCACCAGGACGTACAGGGGCTTGGGCACCCCCGGCGGGAAGAGGTTGCTCTTGAGGTACCCGCCGGCGCCCTGCGCACGGACGCCCACGACGATGAACGTCAGGTAGGCGACGACCGCCAGCAGCAGCGGGACGCCGATGACGCTCGTGCCGCCGATGTTGAGGAACGGGATGACGCCCGTGATGTTCAGGGCGAAGACCATGAAGAAGATCGTCGCGAGCAGCGGCAGGTACTTGCGGCCGTCCTTGAGCCCGAGGATCTGCTCCGCGACCTGCGTGCGGACCAGGTCGAGCATGAGCTCCACCGTGGAGGTGAACCGGCTCGGCACCAGGCGCGAGCGGCGCACGAAGAGCGCGAAGATCACGAGCACGGCCACCGTGGCGATGAGCCGGACCATCATGATCCGGTTCATCTCGAACGGCGTCCCGACGAACAGGAAGCTCTCCGGGAAGAACTCGCCGATCTCGGGGGCGTGGAACCCGTCCTCGGAGTGCTCCTCGGCGGACATCGGTAGCGCGGCGAACGCGTTCAGCGTCGTCAGCGTCGACTCCCGGGGTCTGGCCGGTACGGGGACCGGCTG contains:
- a CDS encoding F0F1 ATP synthase subunit delta, coding for MRGVSRTSHAEAAERLEALLDRTQDAGARERLGTELFAVVDLLDSSVPLRRALTDPSRDGESKARLLERLLQGKVSPDTADLLGGAARSRWSAAHDLADSVEVLAVDTVLAAAETSGRLDLVEEEVSRSATLLTRDQGVRSALLERRASTGARADLVGRLVGGGAPETRMLVRRMASNPRGRRPEAAFEFVTQAAARRRQRLVAHVTVAAWPTDEQQHRLVAALTQKYGRQVRLAVDVDPSVVGGVRVQIGDDVIDGTVSRRLDEAAEQLGR
- a CDS encoding F0F1 ATP synthase subunit B, which gives rise to MTAVLASESEGSVLLPATYDIVWSLVVFVVLFVLFWKFVLPKYLSVLDDRTAKIQGGLEKAERAQAEADAKLKAYGDQLAEAREEAGRIREQARGEGAAIIAEMRERAQSEADRVTEQAQRQLEAERQQALAQLHREVGRLAVDLAGRVVGESLSDDDRQRRVVDRFLADLERGDAERAQAAERARAEREEAQSAASYEAAGRAGSSSVGGGTA
- a CDS encoding ATP synthase F0 subunit C; this encodes MDSTVLAGLVGNIATVGYGLAAIGPGIGIGVLVGKTVEGQARQPEMAGRLQTTMFLGIAFTEALALIGFAAGFVFPAA
- the atpB gene encoding F0F1 ATP synthase subunit A, with protein sequence MSAEEHSEDGFHAPEIGEFFPESFLFVGTPFEMNRIMMVRLIATVAVLVIFALFVRRSRLVPSRFTSTVELMLDLVRTQVAEQILGLKDGRKYLPLLATIFFMVFALNITGVIPFLNIGGTSVIGVPLLLAVVAYLTFIVVGVRAQGAGGYLKSNLFPPGVPKPLYVLVTPIEFASTFIIRPFSLTIRLLANLIAGHLLLVLCFSATDYFLGEALSGNAVGAFFLLTLVGGFAFTLFEVLVAVLQAYIFTLLTAVYISGALHPEH